A segment of the Aureimonas sp. SA4125 genome:
ATGCCGAGTTTTCGTGCGCCGAGCGCACTCAGATTGTCGAGGACCTGTTGGGCTTGGACGCCGCCGATCATAGCCATAAGCCGCCTGTCTTCCTGCACGGTTTGCACTGCGGGCAAAATGACGGTCGAAGCTTGTGCGGACGTGATGGGATTTAAGCGGCGGTTAACTCCTCAGTCGGACTGACGATTTGTCTGAAACATAGGCAGGCGGCGATCGCCGTTGCATCAACGCTTTCCGGGCCGGGCAAGGCGCAGTTTCGGCGCCCTCGTCAAGGACGGCGACCGGCCTCAGGCGGGACGGAGACGCCCGACCGCCGACCGACCCTGCCGCCATTGTTGCATCGCGGCGGGCGCATGGCCGCAAACGAAGACGCCCCCCAGGGCCCAAAAGGGTCCGGGAGGCGCAAAGGACACAGCCGTGCGGTGGGTTAGTTCAGAAAGACACCACCTGGAGTGTTGTTAGGTTCCGTACGGCCTACTGGAAAAGGCTGAGAACGCTCTGTGTCGACGAGTTCGCGATCGACAGCGCCTGGATGCCGAGCTGCTGCTTGGTCTGAAGAGCCTGGAGTCGGGTGGACTCCTCGCTCAGATCGGCGTCGATGAGGTCGCTGACGCCCTTGTCGATGGTGTCGATCAGGTTGGTGACGTACTCGGTCTGAAGGTCGATACGCGAGGAAACCGCACCGAGCGTGGCGGCGGCCGAAGTCACTTTCGTCGTCGCATCACTCACGGCATTGAGGTACCGGGCGAGTTCAACGTCCGTTGCCGAAGACACGTCGATGTCGAGGATGCTGACGCCAGCGTTCGGGGCAACCGAGCTGATGTTGATCGACGACTCGGCGCCGAGAACGGTGCTGGTGAACTCGATGGCGCCGCCATTGACAGTCGCCGTCACATCACCGAGGCCGGCATTCTCGAAGGCCTTGTTGAGGACGGTGGCATATTCGCCAACGGTGGTGATCTTGCCTTCCGAGGCCGCTCCGAGAGCCGAGAGGACCGTCGCGCGGTCGATCGTTACGGTCTTGGAAGCGGCACCGTTGAGTTCGACCTGCAGGCCGATCGAGTCGTTTTCATCGAGAACGATCGTGGTGCCGACGCCATAAACCGCCATGGTGGAGACTGCGGCAACGGCGGTGCCGAAGGTCGACGTGTCGCCGTCAGTGACGCCCGCCAGGGTAGCAGCGACAGCTCCGGTCCCGGTGAAGACCGCCGCGGTGATGTTGACCGTCGAAGCAGTTCCCGTCGTCGAGCTGACGATCTGGAGCGTACCCGTGCCGTCGTCGGAAGCAGTACCCGCGCCGCCGATCCGCTGGTTGATCTGGACGACCAATTCGTCGAGCGTGTCGAAAGTGGTCGAGTCCGTCAGCGTGAAGCCGAACGAAGCGCCGTCGATCGTAATCGCCATGGCCAAGGTTTCGGCCGACTGATCTTCACCGCCACCCGAGCCGGCGGTATAGACGAATGGTGCTGCCGCGACGGACGCACCGGACGTTGCAGTGCCAACTGCCGCAGCGGTCATGGCCTCGAGGCCACCGACCAGCGCATTGCCGGACTTGCCGGCGTCGAGGATGGCTTCGCCCGAACCGCTCGCGTCGATCAGCGCGAAGGTGCTGGTGTCGATGTCGATGGTGTTGATGCTGAAATTGCCGGCGGCATCGCGCTGGAACGAAGAGACGACGGTCTTGGCGGCGTTGTAGCTGGCCGTACCGGAATTGACCGACAGCCAGTTTTCATTCGAGAAGGTGGAAGAAGTGGCAATGGACTTCAGCTGATTCTGAAGTTCCTTGATTTCCGACTGAATGGCAGCGCGATCGACGCCGTCCTGGCTGGCGGCAGTCAGCTTCGACTTGATCTCGTCGAGAACTTCCTTGGTCTTGTTCAGGCCCTGATAGGCGACGTCGACCGTGGCGGCGCCGAGGTTCAGCGCGTCCTTGACGGTCGAGAGCGACTTGTTGTCGGACTGGAGCGTGGTCGAGATCGACCAATACGCGGCGTTGTCCTTGGCCGAGCCGATCTTCAGGCCGGTGGCGACGCGGTTCTGCGTGGTCTCGAGCGCCGCGTTCGTCTGCTGCAGGGTGCGCAGAGCGGTCGTGGCGGAAGCGTTGAAATTGATGGAGGTCATGGAATTGTGTCCCGTATAACGAAGGGGGACAGGCTGGATCTCTGCCAGCATAGCGGCTCGGCGTCATGCCTATGGTCGGTGCTCTCAGGCTGTCGACCAATCCGCTATGACCTCAAACTAGGCGCCATGGCTTAATGCGGCGTAAAATTCAAAGCCAATAAACCACCGCGTCACCGCCCCAACTCGATCAGTGAGCTATCGATGGAAACGAGGTTAAGGAAGGCTTTCATGCCCGTGGAGCGGGACTCGGCCAGCCACTGGCTGATGATGGAGGCAGGGCCGGCGGTCATGTCTCGGCGAGCGGCATGGCGGCAAAGGCGCGAGGCGTTTCCACGGCGCGGACGATACTTGTCGCCTGGGCATTTGCGGCCATTGCGGAGCACGGACCCCGGCAAGCGCGGGGTCAGAAAGCCTGACGGGGAAGAGCCTCGTCAGACGGCGCCCAGGACGCATCCGATGCGTGAGGTCCTGCGCGCGAACGCCTTATCGCCACAGGATGGGGGAGCGACGAGGACGAGCGCGCCGAAAGGGCGCGCCCGGCGGATCACGGGGTGGCGACTGCCGGCCGGGCGGTCGGGCGGTGCGACGGGGGCCCACCCTTCCGCCGACCGCTCAGAAGAAGGATCGCACCAGCGATCCCGTCAGCATGTTCCAGCCGTCGATGAGGACAAAGAACAGGATCTTGAAGGGCAGCGAGATGATCGTCGGTGGCAGCATCATCATGCCCATCGACATGGTCAACGTCGCCACGATCAGGTCGATGACGAGGAAGGGCAGGACGATCAGGAAGCCGATCTCGAAGCCGCGGCGCAGTTCGGAGATCATGAAGGCGGGGACGAGGATGCGCAGGTCGACGATCTCACCCTCCCCTGCCCCCTGGTCGCCGCCCGGCAAGGGCGCGGGTTCCACACGGTCGCGGCTGGTCGCAT
Coding sequences within it:
- a CDS encoding flagellin; the protein is MTSINFNASATTALRTLQQTNAALETTQNRVATGLKIGSAKDNAAYWSISTTLQSDNKSLSTVKDALNLGAATVDVAYQGLNKTKEVLDEIKSKLTAASQDGVDRAAIQSEIKELQNQLKSIATSSTFSNENWLSVNSGTASYNAAKTVVSSFQRDAAGNFSINTIDIDTSTFALIDASGSGEAILDAGKSGNALVGGLEAMTAAAVGTATSGASVAAAPFVYTAGSGGGEDQSAETLAMAITIDGASFGFTLTDSTTFDTLDELVVQINQRIGGAGTASDDGTGTLQIVSSTTGTASTVNITAAVFTGTGAVAATLAGVTDGDTSTFGTAVAAVSTMAVYGVGTTIVLDENDSIGLQVELNGAASKTVTIDRATVLSALGAASEGKITTVGEYATVLNKAFENAGLGDVTATVNGGAIEFTSTVLGAESSINISSVAPNAGVSILDIDVSSATDVELARYLNAVSDATTKVTSAAATLGAVSSRIDLQTEYVTNLIDTIDKGVSDLIDADLSEESTRLQALQTKQQLGIQALSIANSSTQSVLSLFQ